From one Chromatiales bacterium genomic stretch:
- a CDS encoding DNA internalization-related competence protein ComEC/Rec2, translating to MLSPIYIFTLSFLAGNLSLQVLPVVPQIPGSMGVACAALLFFAKLRWRLLGSFCLGLFWTAYAVSPSSDAGRSAEWEGETVTVVGRVATIPIQRVGSTQFILDVVDAPDIAHFPKRIRTSVYKYGEQIRVTDILHAELKLKAPYGLANPHTFDYQQWLTMRGIDATAYVRSYRKQERTDSAGMIQRWRQLLFDKLQSYKDRFSQIDSIAAITLGLSSLLSYQQRETLSATGTHHLFAVSGLHIGLVFGFFYILIEHLWRILFLHRYLYPSRDVALLGALPAAIAYAALAGFSVPTQRALIMLVCIVCAGLLRYRISLPQSLAVALLLILIYDPLATLSISFWLSFTAVAMIALFLVISPNLRGWKLWFGMQMYIATVMVIPSLLFFTRGALISPFANMVIVPLTAFVVLPCSLMAVAGFMLHDLVALFFMSIADYLFAVLWQINDWFASYAPQWFHAIDNRAALFALIGVVLFVALKRKTLRCFAVLLLLPLLPFFSAPPAVAPGAFKVVFFDVGQGLSVLVRTREHNLIYDTGPRYRSGFNAVHSVILPYLRAQHINTLDTLVVSHADNDHAGGAGVLLQYISPHRILVGEAIKTSGHPFEYCRHGQSWLWDGVRFEILYPLQTATATGNNASCVLRISNQEHSLLLTADIEKAAERILATHPSLSSDVMLVPHHGSRTSSTDDFIDSVSPKMAVVTSSYGNRYALPKPDIIARYYSRGIQVLDTALSG from the coding sequence ATGCTTTCTCCGATTTATATTTTCACGCTTTCTTTTCTAGCCGGCAATCTATCTCTGCAAGTGCTTCCGGTGGTGCCGCAAATACCTGGGTCTATGGGCGTTGCTTGCGCGGCTTTATTGTTTTTTGCCAAGCTGAGATGGCGTTTGCTGGGTAGTTTTTGTTTAGGTTTGTTCTGGACTGCCTATGCGGTATCGCCATCTAGTGATGCTGGGCGTAGTGCTGAATGGGAGGGAGAGACTGTCACCGTTGTCGGGCGGGTTGCAACCATTCCTATACAACGGGTCGGTAGTACACAATTCATATTGGATGTAGTAGACGCGCCTGATATAGCACATTTTCCTAAGCGTATTAGAACCAGTGTCTATAAATACGGAGAGCAAATACGGGTGACCGATATTTTACACGCCGAACTTAAACTTAAAGCGCCATACGGTCTTGCCAATCCGCATACTTTTGATTATCAACAATGGCTGACAATGCGAGGAATAGATGCGACCGCTTATGTGCGTTCTTATCGAAAGCAGGAGAGAACCGATTCGGCAGGCATGATACAACGATGGCGTCAATTGCTTTTTGACAAGTTGCAGTCTTATAAAGATCGTTTTTCACAAATTGATTCTATTGCGGCAATTACCTTAGGTTTAAGTTCGCTATTATCTTATCAACAAAGGGAGACCTTAAGTGCTACTGGCACGCATCACCTATTTGCCGTCTCTGGCTTACATATAGGTTTGGTTTTCGGTTTTTTCTATATATTGATAGAGCATTTGTGGCGTATTTTATTTTTACATCGTTATTTGTATCCGTCGCGCGATGTTGCTTTGCTTGGTGCGCTACCGGCAGCGATTGCTTATGCTGCGCTGGCTGGTTTTTCAGTGCCTACCCAACGCGCTTTGATTATGCTGGTGTGCATCGTTTGTGCCGGTCTTCTTAGGTATCGCATATCATTACCGCAGTCTTTGGCAGTCGCATTATTATTGATTTTGATATATGACCCGCTAGCCACTTTGTCTATTTCTTTTTGGCTATCTTTTACTGCGGTTGCGATGATTGCCCTGTTTTTAGTCATTTCACCTAATCTGCGTGGCTGGAAGCTATGGTTCGGCATGCAAATGTATATCGCTACAGTGATGGTCATACCTTCGTTGTTGTTTTTCACTCGCGGCGCATTGATTTCACCGTTTGCCAATATGGTTATCGTCCCACTCACCGCTTTTGTGGTATTGCCTTGCTCGCTGATGGCAGTTGCCGGTTTTATGTTACACGACTTGGTAGCATTATTTTTTATGTCTATAGCCGATTACTTGTTTGCGGTGTTATGGCAAATAAACGATTGGTTTGCAAGTTATGCACCACAATGGTTTCATGCAATAGACAATAGGGCTGCGTTGTTTGCCTTGATAGGCGTTGTATTATTCGTTGCGTTGAAAAGAAAGACCTTGCGCTGTTTTGCAGTGTTGCTGTTGTTGCCACTATTGCCGTTTTTTAGTGCACCCCCGGCGGTTGCACCAGGTGCATTTAAGGTGGTGTTTTTTGATGTCGGGCAGGGACTATCGGTTTTGGTGCGCACTCGCGAGCACAATTTGATTTACGATACCGGCCCTCGCTATCGCTCTGGCTTTAATGCTGTGCATAGCGTCATTTTGCCTTACTTACGGGCACAGCATATAAATACTTTGGATACATTGGTTGTCTCGCACGCCGATAACGATCACGCCGGCGGTGCAGGGGTGTTGCTACAGTATATTTCTCCGCATCGCATACTGGTAGGGGAGGCTATTAAAACATCAGGACATCCTTTTGAGTATTGTCGGCACGGACAATCTTGGCTGTGGGACGGCGTTCGTTTTGAAATACTGTATCCGCTGCAGACAGCAACCGCTACTGGTAATAATGCATCGTGTGTATTACGCATCTCTAATCAAGAACATTCATTGTTGTTAACCGCCGATATAGAGAAAGCTGCCGAGCGTATTTTGGCAACACATCCCTCTTTGTCCAGCGATGTAATGTTAGTGCCGCATCACGGTAGCCGAACCTCTTCGACCGATGATTTTATCGACTCG
- a CDS encoding DUF2062 domain-containing protein, protein MPKKLIERFFPRRHKLRTHPQLKFLGALIHKENLWHINRKSIANAFAIGLFCAFIPIPFQMIPAALIAVLVGANIPVAVMLVWISNPLTITPILYLCYKIGQWILQTPVVEFGDTTGIDRLLQVDNLWQPFLLGSFIMSCVSAALGYMFIKILWRLHIVSYLKKRSIRKLSSVANYKSK, encoded by the coding sequence ATGCCCAAAAAACTGATAGAACGATTTTTCCCACGCAGGCATAAATTGCGAACACATCCGCAATTAAAATTTCTTGGCGCATTAATCCACAAAGAAAACCTGTGGCACATCAATCGCAAATCTATCGCAAATGCCTTTGCCATAGGATTATTTTGTGCCTTTATCCCTATTCCTTTTCAAATGATACCAGCAGCTTTGATTGCTGTATTGGTGGGAGCGAATATTCCGGTGGCGGTTATGTTGGTATGGATCAGCAACCCACTGACGATAACCCCTATTCTCTATTTGTGCTATAAAATTGGCCAATGGATATTGCAAACACCAGTCGTTGAGTTCGGTGATACAACTGGTATAGATAGACTATTGCAAGTAGATAATTTATGGCAACCGTTTCTACTCGGTAGCTTTATTATGAGTTGTGTATCGGCTGCGCTCGGATATATGTTTATTAAAATTTTATGGCGTTTGCATATAGTGTCGTATCTAAAAAAACGCAGTATCAGAAAGTTAAGTTCAGTAGCTAACTACAAAAGCAAATGA
- a CDS encoding prephenate dehydrogenase/arogenate dehydrogenase family protein, with amino-acid sequence MGSVDQVVVGVIGTGLIGTSFALALKEDDAKRPILGYDLNETCAKQALARDAFDSFAQSPIQLAEQCDILVIATPVSALRGIFEQIKELADQVITTDVSSVKRSVINDACSVWGSVPARMVLAHPIAGGENSGPLSASADLFRSRYVFITPQPQNDTVAVNKVTELWRKVGAKIEELSALQHDQLFAATSHLPHLVAYALINSLEQDGINIAFSAGGLADFTRIAASDPVMWRDISMANSDYILKAIASFEKSLATIRRMIADQQSDQLLELLNKTVTDKAKLNLKD; translated from the coding sequence ATGGGTAGTGTCGATCAAGTCGTTGTCGGTGTTATAGGCACAGGTTTAATTGGTACTTCCTTTGCGTTGGCACTCAAAGAGGACGATGCTAAGCGACCAATACTGGGTTATGACCTAAACGAAACATGCGCTAAACAGGCACTCGCCAGAGATGCTTTTGACAGTTTTGCGCAAAGCCCGATTCAGCTTGCCGAGCAGTGCGATATTCTGGTTATCGCAACGCCGGTCAGTGCGTTGCGCGGTATTTTCGAACAAATCAAAGAACTAGCCGACCAGGTTATAACAACTGATGTGAGTAGTGTTAAACGTAGCGTAATCAATGACGCATGTTCGGTTTGGGGGAGCGTGCCAGCACGAATGGTGCTTGCACACCCTATAGCGGGCGGTGAAAACAGCGGCCCGTTGTCGGCGTCTGCAGATCTATTCCGATCGCGTTATGTATTTATCACACCGCAACCGCAAAATGATACAGTTGCAGTCAATAAAGTGACCGAATTATGGCGGAAAGTGGGGGCAAAAATAGAAGAACTCTCGGCACTACAACACGATCAGTTATTTGCTGCAACCAGCCATCTGCCGCATCTCGTCGCCTACGCATTAATAAATTCTTTGGAACAAGACGGTATAAACATCGCTTTTTCTGCTGGTGGTCTAGCCGATTTCACTCGTATCGCTGCCAGCGACCCAGTCATGTGGCGGGATATATCTATGGCAAACTCCGACTATATACTCAAAGCAATTGCTTCGTTTGAGAAGAGTTTGGCGACAATCCGCCGAATGATCGCCGATCAACAAAGCGATCAATTGCTTGAATTGCTGAACAAAACGGTAACCGACAAAGCGAAGCTAAACCTTAAAGATTAG
- a CDS encoding histidinol-phosphate transaminase has translation MTFNPKQHCLASLLNIKPYQPGKSIDDLEINLIAAEPIKLSSNENVFGPSRYAVEVIQEYADQVYLYPGNSASLLKEKIAERYGVSTTQVSLGNGSNELLEFVARCFLDKDKNAVYSQHAFEVYALATQLSGATARPAPAVPSDGEMPYGHDLHSFVDVIDERTAVVFIANPNNPTGTWLKEDELRKFMQLLDERIVVVVDQAYAEYAQACDYPDVSKWLDEYPNLIVIQTFSKIYALAGLRIGYALSSTAIADLFNRLRQPFNNNVLALKAAIASLDDKAHVENSVRLNSEGLAYLRDGCNALGLTCLPSAANFLCIEIGERAAAIYRALLRHGVIIRAIENYDMPNHLRVTVGTMEQNEHFLNTLKQLLEYS, from the coding sequence ATGACATTTAACCCCAAGCAGCACTGCTTGGCTTCGCTATTGAATATAAAGCCTTATCAGCCGGGCAAGAGTATTGATGATTTAGAGATCAATTTAATCGCCGCTGAACCTATCAAACTGTCTTCAAACGAGAATGTTTTCGGACCTAGCCGTTATGCGGTTGAAGTGATTCAGGAATACGCTGATCAAGTCTATCTTTATCCAGGCAATAGTGCTTCGCTACTCAAGGAAAAGATTGCCGAACGATACGGAGTTTCGACAACACAAGTCTCACTGGGTAATGGTTCTAACGAATTACTGGAATTTGTTGCGCGTTGCTTTTTAGATAAAGATAAAAACGCGGTTTACTCTCAACACGCATTTGAAGTGTATGCATTAGCCACGCAACTATCGGGTGCTACTGCGCGCCCAGCGCCAGCTGTGCCTAGCGATGGCGAAATGCCATACGGACATGACCTGCATAGTTTTGTTGATGTAATTGACGAGCGCACCGCGGTGGTATTTATCGCTAACCCAAACAATCCTACTGGCACTTGGCTCAAGGAGGACGAACTCAGGAAATTTATGCAATTGCTCGATGAGCGTATCGTCGTCGTTGTTGATCAAGCCTATGCCGAATATGCCCAAGCTTGTGATTACCCCGATGTGTCAAAGTGGTTGGACGAGTATCCGAATCTGATTGTGATACAAACTTTTTCTAAAATTTATGCATTGGCAGGTTTGCGTATAGGGTATGCGTTATCGTCAACGGCAATTGCCGACCTGTTCAACCGCTTGCGCCAGCCGTTCAATAATAATGTATTGGCACTAAAAGCTGCGATTGCATCGCTTGACGATAAAGCGCATGTTGAAAATAGTGTGCGGCTGAATAGCGAAGGTCTAGCTTATCTACGCGATGGCTGTAATGCCCTCGGCTTGACTTGCTTGCCATCGGCAGCGAACTTTTTATGTATCGAGATAGGGGAAAGAGCTGCTGCGATTTATCGTGCCCTGTTAAGACACGGTGTGATTATACGGGCAATAGAAAATTACGATATGCCAAATCATTTACGGGTAACAGTCGGCACTATGGAGCAAAACGAACATTTTCTTAACACCCTAAAACAGCTACTAGAGTATAGTTGA
- the rpoC gene encoding DNA-directed RNA polymerase subunit beta' — MRGLFDILKKSQHDENKFSSLRISLASPDDVRSWSFGEVKKPETINYRTLKPERDGLFCAKIFGPPKDFECLCGKYKRLKHRGAVCEKCGVEVTVSRVRRERMGHIELASPVVHIWFLKSLPSRIGLLLDMPASEIERVLYFESYVVLDPGMTDLKVKQILNDEEYFDMIEAHGEQFEVGMGAEAIMKLLQNIDLEKSLIELSEDITKTKSEAKIKRLNKRIKLIKAFIDSGNKPEWMVLTVLPILPPDLRPLVQLKDGRFTSSDLNDLYRRVINRNNRLRRLLEINAPSIIVRNEKRMLQEAVDALLDNGRSGRVAVANNKRQLKSLADMIKGKQGRFRQNLLGKRVDYSGRSVIVVGPSLKLHQCGIPKHMALQLFKPFIYSKLYLRGLVATIKNAKKLFEQQGPEVWDVLDEIIREYPILLNRAPTLHRLGIQAFEPILIEGKAIQLHPLVCTAFNADFDGDQMAVHVPLSLEAQAEARCLMMSSNNIFSPASGAPIIVPNQDIVLGLYYMTRQSINALGEGSLYADLDELQRAYDNKQVSLHARIKVRLKQPNTDQLKLVETTAGRAILSGILPAGLPFKLIDRVLDKRGILELISVSYREAGLKETVVFADQLMYTGFHYATMAGISFGVDDMVIPQDKQFVLAEAEEEVKAIEHQYADGLVTSGEKYNKTVDIWSNANDKIASHMMTELSSEKIKDRDGKEVSQPSFNSIFMMADSGARGSAAQIRQLAGMRGLMAKPDGSIIETPITANFREGLNLLQYFISTHGARKGLADTALKTANSGYLTRRLVDASQDVVISIEDCGTEQGIYIKANIEGGEVVEKLADRVLGRVLAEDVKIGGKTILAKATMLGEEETALLNREGVDQIKVRSPITCEAQKGICAMCYGRDLARGYLVCKGEAVGIIAAQSIGEPGTQLTMRTFHIGGAVSRSVSVNSITPKTDGIVRLHKVKLLKHEDGYIVVSRSGEISIVTEAGNERERYKIPYGARLKYGEGYAVEAGTTIVNWDPHTHPVIAETEGTIVLEHFVEGITVLKQTDEMTGLSSYMVMSGMKEQTPAILITRKGKEIKLDDGRMAHYRLMPGMIVTVEDGAKVRVGDTIARIPQESSKTRDITGGLPRVVDLFEARIPQDAAILAECSGTISFDREIRGKQKIVITGKEEKHYVMVPKWRRVEIAEGEYVEKGEVISEGERNLHDILRLLGVNEMAEYLVKEIQDVYRLQGVKINDKHIEVIIRQMMRKVHITDPGDSNYLVDDDVDKNKVMDTNKSLEEAGKQLAQYVPLLQGIKKASLSTESFISAASFQETTRILTESAINGSRDDLKGLKENVIVGRLIPAGTAWEIPEKNLMDAFEMDLQSTLQKESTETVKDNL; from the coding sequence ATGAGAGGATTATTTGATATACTTAAAAAATCTCAACACGACGAGAATAAATTTAGTTCTTTGAGAATTAGTCTAGCGTCTCCCGATGATGTACGCTCGTGGTCTTTCGGTGAAGTGAAAAAGCCAGAGACCATTAACTACCGCACTTTGAAGCCTGAGCGCGATGGTTTGTTCTGTGCTAAGATTTTCGGACCACCTAAGGATTTCGAATGCCTGTGCGGTAAGTACAAACGGCTTAAACATCGCGGTGCGGTGTGCGAGAAATGTGGTGTTGAGGTGACCGTCTCGCGGGTGCGCCGTGAACGCATGGGACATATAGAGCTTGCTAGTCCGGTCGTGCATATATGGTTTCTGAAGTCATTACCTTCGCGTATAGGTTTGCTGCTTGACATGCCAGCTAGCGAGATAGAACGAGTACTCTATTTTGAGAGCTATGTGGTGCTGGACCCCGGCATGACAGATCTAAAAGTTAAGCAGATATTAAACGACGAGGAATACTTCGATATGATCGAGGCGCACGGTGAACAGTTTGAAGTAGGCATGGGTGCAGAAGCAATTATGAAGCTACTGCAGAATATTGATCTGGAGAAGAGCCTCATCGAGTTGAGCGAGGATATCACCAAGACTAAGTCGGAAGCTAAAATCAAACGCTTAAATAAGCGTATTAAGCTGATAAAAGCGTTTATAGACTCAGGCAACAAACCTGAGTGGATGGTTTTGACGGTGTTGCCCATATTGCCGCCTGATTTACGCCCATTGGTGCAGCTCAAAGACGGTCGCTTCACCAGTTCCGATTTGAACGATTTGTATCGCCGAGTGATTAATCGTAATAATCGGTTACGCCGCTTGCTTGAAATTAACGCACCCAGTATTATTGTGCGCAACGAAAAGCGCATGCTACAAGAAGCGGTTGACGCTTTGCTGGATAATGGCCGTAGCGGTCGAGTCGCAGTTGCCAACAACAAACGACAATTAAAGTCTCTGGCTGATATGATTAAAGGTAAGCAAGGGCGATTTCGTCAGAACTTACTTGGCAAGCGAGTAGATTACTCTGGGCGTTCGGTCATCGTTGTAGGTCCATCGCTGAAGCTCCATCAATGCGGTATTCCAAAGCACATGGCGCTACAGTTATTTAAACCTTTTATCTACAGCAAGCTCTATCTGAGAGGACTTGTTGCAACAATTAAGAATGCTAAAAAGTTGTTTGAGCAACAAGGCCCCGAAGTATGGGATGTATTAGATGAGATTATCAGAGAATATCCGATCCTTCTCAATCGTGCACCGACATTGCATCGTCTGGGGATACAGGCTTTTGAACCGATCTTGATAGAGGGTAAAGCAATACAGTTGCATCCTCTGGTTTGTACTGCATTCAACGCCGATTTTGATGGTGATCAGATGGCTGTGCATGTGCCTTTGTCTTTGGAGGCGCAGGCCGAAGCACGTTGTTTGATGATGTCTAGCAACAATATATTTTCTCCGGCAAGCGGGGCACCGATTATTGTTCCTAACCAAGACATCGTCTTAGGTTTATATTATATGACTCGTCAGAGTATCAATGCGCTTGGTGAAGGTAGTCTATATGCTGATTTGGATGAACTGCAAAGAGCTTATGACAATAAACAAGTTAGTTTGCACGCGCGTATCAAAGTGCGCCTTAAGCAGCCCAATACTGATCAGCTTAAGTTGGTCGAGACTACCGCCGGTCGAGCGATATTATCCGGCATACTGCCTGCAGGGTTGCCTTTCAAGTTAATTGATAGAGTATTGGATAAACGGGGCATCCTGGAACTTATCTCTGTGAGCTATCGTGAGGCGGGACTTAAAGAAACAGTTGTTTTTGCCGATCAGCTGATGTATACCGGCTTTCACTATGCGACGATGGCGGGTATTTCTTTCGGCGTAGACGATATGGTTATTCCGCAAGATAAGCAGTTTGTTTTGGCTGAAGCTGAAGAGGAAGTCAAGGCGATAGAGCATCAATACGCCGATGGATTGGTTACCAGTGGAGAGAAATATAATAAGACGGTTGATATTTGGTCTAACGCCAACGATAAAATTGCATCTCACATGATGACCGAGTTGAGTTCTGAGAAAATCAAAGACCGTGATGGTAAAGAAGTATCTCAACCGTCTTTTAATTCTATCTTTATGATGGCTGATTCAGGTGCTCGTGGTTCCGCCGCGCAGATTAGACAACTCGCCGGCATGCGTGGGCTGATGGCAAAGCCGGATGGTTCTATTATTGAGACCCCGATTACCGCCAATTTCCGTGAAGGTTTGAACCTTTTGCAATACTTTATTTCTACCCACGGTGCACGCAAAGGGCTTGCCGACACGGCACTGAAGACCGCGAACTCAGGCTATTTGACGCGCCGACTAGTGGATGCATCTCAAGATGTTGTTATTTCTATAGAAGATTGTGGTACCGAACAAGGTATCTATATCAAAGCGAATATAGAAGGTGGCGAAGTGGTCGAGAAACTAGCCGACCGCGTCTTGGGTAGGGTGCTTGCTGAAGATGTAAAGATAGGTGGCAAAACGATACTCGCAAAAGCGACTATGCTGGGTGAGGAAGAAACAGCATTATTGAACCGCGAAGGCGTAGATCAAATTAAAGTGCGTTCACCTATTACCTGCGAGGCGCAAAAGGGTATTTGTGCAATGTGCTACGGTCGTGATTTGGCTAGAGGTTATCTGGTGTGTAAGGGAGAAGCGGTTGGTATTATCGCCGCCCAATCGATAGGTGAGCCCGGCACACAGCTGACGATGAGAACCTTTCATATAGGTGGTGCGGTGAGCCGCTCAGTTTCGGTAAATAGCATCACACCGAAAACCGACGGTATTGTACGACTGCATAAAGTGAAGTTGTTAAAACACGAAGACGGTTATATCGTTGTCTCTCGCTCTGGCGAAATAAGTATCGTCACAGAGGCTGGCAATGAGCGAGAACGGTATAAGATTCCTTATGGTGCCCGACTAAAATACGGTGAAGGATACGCCGTGGAGGCTGGCACCACTATCGTCAACTGGGATCCTCATACGCATCCGGTAATCGCCGAAACCGAAGGGACAATTGTATTGGAGCACTTTGTCGAGGGCATTACCGTGCTCAAGCAGACTGATGAGATGACTGGTTTGAGTTCTTATATGGTGATGTCTGGGATGAAAGAGCAAACACCGGCTATTTTGATTACTCGTAAAGGCAAAGAAATAAAACTAGACGATGGCAGAATGGCGCATTATCGTCTGATGCCCGGCATGATAGTGACGGTAGAAGACGGCGCTAAGGTACGGGTAGGGGATACGATTGCGCGTATTCCTCAAGAAAGTTCTAAGACCCGTGATATTACTGGTGGATTGCCGCGAGTCGTCGATTTATTCGAAGCACGCATCCCTCAAGATGCAGCTATCTTAGCCGAATGCTCAGGGACTATCAGTTTTGATAGAGAAATTCGCGGTAAGCAGAAAATTGTCATTACTGGTAAAGAAGAAAAACATTATGTAATGGTACCCAAGTGGCGGCGTGTGGAAATAGCCGAGGGTGAGTATGTAGAAAAAGGTGAAGTCATATCCGAAGGAGAGAGAAATCTACACGACATCTTGCGATTGTTGGGCGTTAATGAGATGGCTGAGTATTTGGTAAAAGAAATACAGGATGTATACCGATTGCAAGGCGTTAAAATCAACGATAAACATATTGAGGTGATTATTCGGCAGATGATGCGTAAGGTGCATATTACTGATCCGGGTGATAGCAACTATTTGGTTGACGACGATGTTGATAAAAATAAAGTGATGGATACTAATAAAAGTCTTGAAGAAGCAGGCAAGCAGCTCGCTCAGTATGTGCCTCTATTGCAGGGTATCAAAAAAGCGTCGCTTTCTACTGAGTCATTTATTTCTGCGGCATCATTCCAAGAAACTACTAGAATCCTGACCGAATCGGCGATCAACGGTTCACGCGATGACCTCAAAGGCCTGAAAGAAAATGTAATTGTGGGTCGTTTGATACCGGCCGGTACGGCATGGGAGATTCCTGAGAAGAACTTAATGGATGCGTTTGAGATGGACCTGCAAAGCACCCTTCAAAAAGAATCTACCGAAACGGTAAAAGATAATCTTTGA